Proteins co-encoded in one Diaminobutyricimonas sp. LJ205 genomic window:
- a CDS encoding ABC transporter permease: protein MRRRLLKVPAGWVTPLGVIGAVVAAFWIVVAFTAQFWVPFDPLAQALPRLQAPGIDTLMGTDALGRDIFSRLMTGASVTIPLALLLVFMSMLVGTLIGAVAGYFGKWVDELLMRITDLVMAFPTVILAMVVAASLGPSLFNAVIAAFVVSWPQYARMTRSIVLGLRTQNYVMAGRLLGFSPFKSLRVDVAPNVVGPILVLASLDVGTAILLLSGLSFLGLGAQPPTAEWGSMISSAMGNFDSWWIGVFPGLAILTVVMAFNFVGDSLRDIFDPTSQMSKAGAKA from the coding sequence ATGAGACGCCGCCTGCTGAAAGTTCCGGCCGGCTGGGTGACCCCGCTCGGCGTGATCGGCGCCGTCGTGGCCGCCTTCTGGATCGTCGTGGCCTTCACCGCCCAGTTCTGGGTGCCGTTCGACCCGCTGGCCCAGGCCCTCCCACGCCTGCAGGCTCCAGGCATCGACACCCTGATGGGCACCGACGCCCTGGGCCGCGACATCTTCTCCCGCCTGATGACCGGCGCGAGCGTCACGATTCCGCTCGCGCTGCTGCTGGTGTTCATGTCGATGCTCGTCGGCACGCTCATCGGGGCGGTCGCCGGCTACTTCGGCAAGTGGGTCGACGAGCTCCTGATGCGCATCACCGACCTGGTGATGGCGTTCCCCACCGTCATCCTGGCCATGGTCGTCGCTGCCTCGCTCGGCCCGTCGCTGTTCAACGCCGTCATCGCCGCGTTCGTGGTGTCGTGGCCGCAGTACGCCAGGATGACGCGCAGCATCGTGCTCGGCCTGCGCACGCAGAACTACGTGATGGCTGGCCGCCTGCTCGGCTTCTCGCCGTTCAAGTCGCTGCGCGTCGACGTGGCCCCGAACGTCGTCGGCCCGATCCTGGTGCTCGCCAGCCTCGACGTCGGCACAGCCATCCTGCTGCTCTCCGGCCTGTCCTTCCTCGGGCTCGGCGCGCAGCCGCCTACAGCGGAGTGGGGTTCCATGATCTCTTCCGCCATGGGCAACTTCGACAGCTGGTGGATCGGTGTCTTCCCGGGCCTGGCGATCCTCACCGTGGTGATGGCGTTCAACTTCGTCGGTGACTCGCTGCGCGACATCTTCGATCCCACCTCCCAGATGAGCAAAGCGGGGGCAAAGGCGTGA
- a CDS encoding ABC transporter permease, which produces MGKNTRARSGHPARSPLAGYLLRRLGVSVLLLFGVTIVTFSLANLVPGNPIVAALGEGAASNPATVAAYIEKHGLDQPLPVQYVNYLANLFQGDMGVSLRTGQPVASDLAKAVPATIEVAIGAIIVSLAVGVALGALAAYRRGKLSDQLVRVISLIGLSIPTFWMALVSFNIFFLQLRIAPGSGRLSPVLSPPPTVTGLYTVDALLAGQWVTFMDAMAHLMLPVFVLSLFTIGLLTRFVRTSVLEVLDADYVRAGRAKGLSGPRMLFGYVLRGASLPILTIVGLAFGSLLSGTVLVEAVFAWPGLGSYAYNSATSLDLPGVMGVGLVVGLIYLVINFAVDLLYGVLDPRVRLA; this is translated from the coding sequence GTGGGAAAGAACACCCGCGCGAGGAGTGGGCACCCGGCCAGATCACCTCTGGCCGGGTACCTGCTTCGTCGCCTGGGAGTGTCAGTGCTGTTGCTCTTCGGCGTCACAATCGTGACGTTCAGCCTCGCGAACCTCGTTCCGGGCAACCCGATAGTCGCGGCCCTCGGTGAGGGAGCAGCCAGCAACCCGGCCACCGTGGCGGCCTACATCGAGAAGCACGGCCTCGACCAGCCGCTTCCCGTCCAGTACGTCAACTACCTCGCGAACCTGTTCCAGGGTGACATGGGCGTGTCGCTGCGCACCGGCCAGCCGGTCGCATCCGATCTCGCCAAGGCCGTTCCGGCGACCATCGAGGTCGCCATCGGCGCGATCATCGTCAGCCTCGCCGTCGGCGTCGCCCTCGGCGCGCTCGCGGCCTACCGCCGCGGCAAGCTCAGTGACCAGCTTGTGCGGGTGATCTCGCTCATCGGGCTCAGCATCCCCACCTTCTGGATGGCGCTGGTCAGCTTCAACATCTTCTTCCTGCAGCTGCGGATCGCACCCGGCTCCGGCAGGCTGTCGCCGGTGCTCAGCCCGCCGCCGACGGTGACCGGGCTGTACACGGTCGACGCGCTGCTCGCCGGGCAATGGGTGACATTCATGGACGCGATGGCGCACCTGATGCTGCCCGTGTTCGTGCTCTCCCTGTTCACGATCGGCCTGCTGACCCGCTTCGTGCGCACCTCGGTGCTCGAGGTGCTCGACGCCGACTACGTGCGGGCCGGCCGAGCCAAGGGACTCTCCGGGCCGCGGATGCTGTTCGGCTACGTGCTGCGCGGCGCATCCCTGCCGATCCTGACCATCGTCGGCCTGGCCTTCGGCTCCCTGCTGTCCGGCACCGTGCTGGTCGAGGCCGTCTTCGCCTGGCCGGGCCTCGGCAGCTACGCCTACAACTCGGCCACCAGCCTCGACCTGCCGGGCGTGATGGGGGTCGGCCTTGTGGTCGGCCTGATCTACCTGGTCATCAACTTCGCCGTCGACCTGCTCTACGGCGTGCTCGATCCGAGGGTGAGGCTCGCATGA